One Myxococcales bacterium genomic region harbors:
- a CDS encoding M56 family metallopeptidase translates to MTPAAVLLGRLLSGVGAFLFALALGGIVSRMLPRRRGRARPRLVLAVVPFVVLVAATLRGPSGEPGAASPRGALRLGAGVTSLGPFVHATVTAPSRVAQAADGTGGIVAGVLSDRLGPASPWALVALLVAISSGSLVRRGLALLRARRVVELARAEATSTFGIGQSPTVEIVVTPAVVGSPFVAGPGASRIIVPAAAWRALSPDEREAVLLHEVAHLRGRHPWLAVGVSAVAGLFAFVPLVSRAERALRAAIEDRADEAAVSHGASPLALASALVRVAERGGHGEGLGAPYLGVASAGLEVRVAALLDPAAPPSGRHVAARWALVLGVALVALRSVVFP, encoded by the coding sequence GTGACTCCCGCGGCCGTCTTGCTCGGTCGTCTCCTCTCCGGGGTCGGCGCATTCCTCTTCGCCTTGGCGCTCGGTGGCATCGTGTCGCGCATGCTCCCGCGTCGCCGGGGTCGGGCGCGTCCCCGCCTCGTGCTCGCCGTGGTGCCGTTCGTCGTGCTCGTGGCGGCCACGCTGCGTGGACCCTCGGGTGAGCCTGGTGCCGCGTCGCCGCGTGGAGCGTTGCGGCTCGGGGCGGGTGTGACGTCGCTCGGACCCTTCGTGCACGCCACGGTGACGGCCCCGTCTCGCGTCGCGCAAGCGGCCGACGGTACCGGTGGGATCGTGGCGGGTGTCCTCTCCGACAGGCTCGGGCCCGCGTCTCCGTGGGCACTCGTCGCCCTGCTCGTGGCGATCTCCTCGGGCTCGCTCGTGCGCCGAGGGTTGGCGCTCCTGCGCGCGCGCCGCGTGGTCGAGCTCGCGCGCGCCGAGGCGACGTCGACCTTCGGGATCGGGCAGTCGCCGACGGTGGAGATCGTCGTCACGCCCGCGGTCGTCGGGTCCCCGTTCGTCGCGGGGCCGGGCGCCTCGCGCATCATCGTCCCTGCGGCGGCGTGGCGCGCGCTCTCCCCCGACGAACGCGAGGCCGTCTTGCTCCACGAGGTCGCGCATCTCCGCGGTCGGCATCCTTGGCTCGCGGTCGGCGTCAGCGCCGTCGCGGGCCTTTTCGCGTTCGTCCCGCTCGTGTCCCGCGCCGAGCGCGCCCTCCGCGCGGCCATCGAGGACCGCGCCGACGAAGCCGCGGTTTCGCACGGCGCGAGCCCTCTCGCCCTCGCCTCGGCCCTCGTCCGCGTCGCCGAGAGAGGCGGCCACGGGGAAGGGCTCGGCGCGCCGTACCTCGGGGTCGCGTCTGCCGGTCTCGAAGTGCGCGTCGCGGCGCTCCTCGATCCTGCCGCACCTCCCTCCGGTCGCCACGTCGCGGCGCGCTGGGCGCTCGTCCTCGGCGTCGCGCTCGTGGCGCTCCGCTCCGTCGTCTTCCCCTGA
- a CDS encoding BlaI/MecI/CopY family transcriptional regulator: MPPDEHNLGPLEARVLGLLVSDRALAVQDVQAAFADEGHTLAYTTVMTVLGRLHEKGLVAREREGRRYLYRAGTRAPTVSRGLVATLKRALFPNDPRGPLLALLDDDALSEADLRALRAKIDARLRDKKESS, encoded by the coding sequence ATGCCGCCCGACGAGCACAACCTCGGCCCGCTCGAAGCTCGGGTGCTCGGGTTGCTCGTTTCCGACCGCGCGCTCGCCGTGCAAGACGTTCAGGCCGCCTTTGCCGACGAGGGACACACGCTCGCCTACACCACGGTCATGACGGTGCTCGGCCGTTTGCACGAGAAGGGGCTCGTCGCGCGGGAACGAGAGGGGCGGCGGTACCTCTATCGCGCCGGGACCCGCGCTCCCACCGTCTCGCGCGGGCTCGTCGCGACGTTGAAGCGCGCTCTGTTTCCGAACGATCCACGCGGCCCGCTCCTCGCCCTCCTCGACGACGACGCGCTGTCCGAGGCCGACTTGCGCGCCCTCCGCGCCAAGATCGACGCGCGCCTCCGCGACAAGAAGGAGAGCTCGTGA
- a CDS encoding beta keto-acyl synthase — protein sequence MTPVAIVGHGCVLPGAQSPEELWDLVAERRSAITPTDPGLWRIDPGADRTKLAAEIVSETGGYVRGFSFDPSGFAVPASELEGLDEVFLYTLAATRDALRRAGFDPRTGAKRGSVVLGNLSYPTPGLVELAMGTWRDGGSLPEGQNPKNRFMSGLPAHTVAKAIGFEGGSFALDAACASSLYAVKLACDRLNDGVCDVAVAGGVNHADDLFLHGGFSALKALSPTGQSRPFHADADGLVPAQGAAVVVLMRLADALAQGKTVLGVVRGVGLTNDGKSRGLMVPTEEAQIRAMRLGYADAGLSPDAVSLVECHATGTVVGDGAELRSMREVFGARGLAIGSLKSNMGHLITASGAAGIIKVLEAMRHGVKPPTVGVESPNEELAGGAFHVMREAEPWPSEGPRVAGISNFGFGGNNAHLVLEEYRGQPFPEAHEKRADHAVAIVAQSVRTGHSKDDAVLGQAFFTAHPPHGPSLVAEAPCDTVTIEAAGLRFPPNDLEAALPQQLLLVAAAQDIEAALTKLAGDRTSILVGMQTDAEVARHAVRWCADRGWVSALPQPLRDVGLTAATVIGCMPNIVANRLSHQLDYRGPSFAVSSEELSGNVALELAARALRHGEIDAAVVGAVDLACEPVSRAAGRAVLAQGRNVPGDAAVLMVLKRHADAVRDGDSVLAVLGSDAEAHASDRDALFVSQDLENAGLSAKLGHAHAAAGLLHVAAAALACAHRAIPTRAGAMPWLPAHGGAKPSRTAHVEVVASSGERARTTLSAPFGSPGEPMFVGPRPAISVYSAPTREGLLAALASGAETTHDPEARTHTYRVAVTSESHEAHVARVAHARTLVTALPEETRVSFSTLEDGIYFGNTPMQGELSFVYTGAAGAYPHMGRDLALAMPDLVDSFTSRARSVRDAAGWVYTDDPTFDSTPLDKLWGASYLAQLHTELTRKALGLQPTVAIGYCSGETNSVFALGAWEDLDGFRRDVNESRVYDRELCGELLCLRSAWKLDPETPAEWSTWRIRAKSTDVEAALANEPRVHLVIVNASHDVVIAGDPAGCARVGAIFGRKAQRTLGYDFIMHCQEAREFESRWRALHTRPTKAVPGVRFYTHATLSSYEPSTQACADALTGQAMNRVDFPALVERAYADGVRIFIEHGPHAGCTKWIGDTLGDREHLAIALDRFGHSSLFQGVECAAKLFAAGVAVDFAALTRALATSKPEAPARARSLRLSVPAHPAPVPAKPASSTRPSASPAARATGPKVNLLRARTNGASEGDVLAKAPFLASVLFARPVSFGATNGAAHGEGAELTFAHAPAADPTTDAPALSDFASTMLPEPSTMPTVPSSSFPVAQAPAAEASSSAAVDALTAHHERIAELHRAFLRQQVALQTHFVNTTLAPLAGLVAQGAPVTQPNGGNLIGYGTLAPTSVASVAHAPQSYAELAPTPVAAPTPAAQSAQMPPAPKLAPTNGALARSTPAAPPAPRAPTVAAPAPAKAPTPAPAKASPTAPRVTKVAPPRTPTGLKVDRKGLEVLSSGKISSIFGPLFEQQDGYARQVRMPEPPLLLADRVLGIEGEPGTMGTGTIWTETDVKEDSWYLHEGRMPAGIMVESGQADLLLISWLGADFLNKGERVYRLLGCELKSHGPLPTIGDTLHYEISVDGHAEQDGIRLFFFHYNCWVNGELRMSVRSGQAGFFTTEELANSAGVLWAPEAAEPKKDARLDPPAALTEKRSLTKAEVGMLADGKIREVFGEAFARADTHTRTPVFAGDKMRLLDEVDVFDPQGGPWKRGYLRATLHLTSEDWFFDGHFKNDPCMPGTLMLEGGLQAMQILMTGLGHTLDHDGSRFEPMAEQNYSLRCRGQAIPTSKEVVYEIFVEEIHGGAEPILFADILGSVDGRKAFHCKRMALRLVPAWPLDAGRMKVEIPKDDRPVAVVDGFKFDYASLLACAWGRPSLAFGPMYERFDSPRRVARLPGPPYHFMSRVTHAEGKIGGMEAGSVAVIDYDVPRGEWYFGQNAAYAMPFAVMLETALQPCGWLASYAGGALAAEENLYFRNLDGTGTQHREIPDDIGTLSVRTKLTNISEADGIVIMSFQVVMSAGDQEIYTLKTVFGFFPGDTMRNQLGLPTTKEQREALADASDFRVDLTTYPDRYFGTSLRLAKDDMLMIERITGLWLRGDKAGKANIGRIRAEKSIVARQWFFKAHFYQDPVQPGSLGIEAMLQALQALAIELGAGEGISSPRFETQASGVAMTWKYRGQVIPENDVVVVDIEATEIRRENGTVTVVGQGSLWVDGKRIYEAKGLAVRVLGG from the coding sequence ATGACCCCTGTCGCGATCGTCGGCCACGGATGTGTGCTCCCCGGTGCCCAGTCTCCCGAAGAGCTCTGGGACCTCGTCGCCGAGAGACGCTCGGCCATCACGCCCACGGACCCAGGGCTATGGCGCATCGACCCGGGCGCCGACCGCACCAAGCTCGCCGCCGAGATCGTGAGCGAGACCGGCGGGTACGTCCGCGGCTTCTCGTTCGACCCGAGCGGCTTCGCCGTTCCGGCCTCGGAGCTCGAGGGCCTCGACGAGGTGTTCTTGTACACGCTCGCGGCGACGAGGGACGCCCTCCGTCGGGCGGGCTTCGACCCTCGCACGGGCGCGAAGCGCGGCTCGGTCGTGCTCGGCAACCTCTCGTACCCCACGCCTGGGCTCGTCGAGCTCGCCATGGGGACCTGGCGCGACGGGGGCTCCCTGCCCGAGGGCCAGAACCCGAAAAACCGGTTCATGTCGGGCCTGCCGGCCCACACGGTGGCGAAGGCCATCGGCTTCGAGGGGGGCTCGTTCGCGCTCGACGCGGCATGCGCCTCGTCGCTCTACGCCGTGAAGCTCGCGTGCGATCGCCTGAACGACGGCGTCTGCGACGTGGCCGTGGCGGGCGGCGTGAACCACGCCGACGACCTCTTCCTCCACGGCGGGTTCTCGGCGCTGAAGGCGCTCTCGCCCACGGGCCAGAGCCGCCCCTTCCACGCCGACGCCGACGGCCTCGTGCCCGCGCAGGGAGCCGCCGTGGTGGTCCTCATGCGCCTCGCGGACGCCCTCGCGCAAGGCAAGACCGTCCTCGGCGTGGTGCGCGGCGTCGGGCTCACGAACGACGGCAAGAGCCGCGGGCTCATGGTCCCCACCGAGGAGGCGCAGATCCGCGCGATGCGCCTCGGCTACGCGGACGCAGGTCTCTCCCCCGACGCCGTCTCGCTCGTCGAGTGCCACGCCACGGGCACCGTCGTGGGCGACGGGGCCGAGCTCCGGAGCATGCGCGAGGTGTTCGGAGCGCGAGGCCTCGCGATCGGCTCGCTCAAGTCGAACATGGGCCACCTCATCACCGCGTCCGGCGCCGCGGGCATCATCAAGGTGCTCGAGGCCATGCGCCACGGCGTGAAGCCTCCCACCGTAGGGGTCGAGTCTCCGAACGAGGAGCTCGCGGGTGGCGCCTTCCACGTGATGCGCGAGGCCGAGCCATGGCCGAGCGAGGGCCCACGGGTGGCCGGCATCTCGAACTTCGGTTTCGGCGGCAACAACGCGCACCTCGTGCTCGAGGAGTATCGGGGCCAACCGTTCCCGGAGGCGCACGAGAAGCGCGCCGATCACGCCGTGGCCATCGTCGCCCAGAGCGTGCGCACGGGCCACTCCAAGGACGACGCGGTCCTCGGCCAGGCGTTCTTCACGGCGCACCCACCGCACGGGCCGAGCCTCGTCGCCGAGGCCCCGTGCGACACCGTGACCATCGAGGCCGCGGGCCTCAGGTTCCCTCCGAACGACCTCGAGGCGGCGCTCCCCCAGCAGCTCCTCCTCGTGGCCGCCGCACAAGACATCGAGGCCGCCCTCACGAAGCTCGCAGGCGATCGCACGAGCATCCTCGTAGGCATGCAGACCGACGCCGAGGTCGCGCGACACGCCGTGCGTTGGTGCGCCGATCGCGGGTGGGTCTCGGCGCTTCCGCAGCCGCTTCGTGACGTGGGGCTCACCGCCGCGACGGTCATCGGCTGCATGCCGAACATCGTCGCGAATCGCCTGAGCCACCAGCTCGATTACCGCGGGCCGAGCTTTGCGGTGTCGAGCGAGGAGCTCTCGGGGAACGTGGCCCTCGAGCTCGCCGCCCGCGCCCTCCGGCATGGCGAGATCGACGCGGCCGTGGTGGGAGCGGTCGACCTCGCGTGCGAGCCCGTGTCGCGCGCCGCCGGCCGAGCCGTGCTCGCCCAAGGCCGAAACGTGCCGGGTGACGCCGCCGTGCTCATGGTGCTGAAGCGTCACGCGGACGCCGTGCGCGACGGCGACTCGGTGCTCGCCGTGCTCGGCTCCGACGCGGAAGCTCACGCCTCGGATCGCGACGCCCTGTTCGTCTCGCAAGACCTCGAAAACGCTGGGCTTTCCGCAAAACTTGGGCACGCCCACGCGGCGGCGGGCCTCCTGCACGTGGCGGCGGCGGCGCTCGCCTGCGCCCATCGGGCGATCCCCACACGCGCGGGCGCCATGCCTTGGCTCCCGGCGCACGGAGGGGCGAAACCCTCACGCACCGCGCACGTCGAGGTCGTCGCTTCGTCGGGCGAGCGCGCGCGCACCACGCTGTCGGCACCGTTCGGCTCTCCCGGAGAGCCCATGTTCGTGGGCCCACGCCCTGCCATCTCCGTGTATTCTGCACCCACACGAGAGGGGCTGCTCGCGGCGCTCGCGTCGGGGGCCGAGACGACCCACGATCCGGAGGCGCGTACGCACACGTACCGCGTGGCCGTCACCTCGGAGAGCCACGAGGCGCACGTGGCCCGCGTAGCCCACGCGCGCACGCTCGTCACCGCGCTCCCGGAAGAGACCCGGGTCTCGTTCTCGACGCTCGAGGACGGCATCTACTTCGGCAATACGCCCATGCAAGGAGAGCTGTCGTTCGTGTACACGGGCGCGGCGGGCGCCTACCCGCACATGGGGCGCGACCTCGCCCTCGCGATGCCCGACCTCGTGGACTCGTTCACCTCACGGGCCCGGAGCGTGAGAGACGCCGCGGGCTGGGTCTACACCGACGATCCTACGTTCGACTCGACGCCGCTCGACAAGCTTTGGGGAGCCTCGTATCTCGCGCAGCTCCACACCGAGCTCACCCGCAAGGCGCTCGGCCTCCAGCCGACGGTCGCCATCGGCTATTGCTCGGGGGAGACGAACTCGGTCTTCGCGCTCGGCGCGTGGGAAGACCTCGACGGCTTCCGGCGCGACGTGAACGAGTCGCGCGTGTACGACCGCGAGCTGTGCGGGGAGCTCTTGTGCCTCCGCAGCGCGTGGAAGCTCGATCCCGAGACGCCCGCGGAGTGGTCGACGTGGCGCATCCGGGCCAAATCGACCGACGTGGAGGCCGCGCTCGCCAACGAGCCGCGCGTGCACCTCGTCATCGTGAACGCGTCGCACGACGTGGTCATCGCGGGCGATCCGGCGGGTTGCGCGCGGGTCGGCGCCATCTTCGGCCGCAAGGCTCAGCGCACGCTCGGGTACGACTTCATCATGCACTGCCAAGAGGCACGCGAGTTCGAGAGCCGCTGGCGCGCGCTCCACACGCGCCCGACGAAGGCCGTGCCCGGGGTGCGCTTCTACACCCACGCGACGCTCTCGAGCTACGAGCCGTCGACCCAAGCCTGCGCCGACGCGCTCACGGGCCAAGCGATGAACCGCGTGGATTTCCCCGCGCTCGTGGAGCGCGCGTACGCCGACGGGGTCCGCATCTTCATCGAGCACGGGCCGCACGCGGGCTGCACTAAGTGGATCGGCGACACGCTCGGCGACCGCGAGCACCTCGCGATCGCGCTCGACAGGTTCGGTCATTCGTCGCTCTTTCAGGGGGTCGAGTGCGCGGCCAAGCTCTTCGCGGCGGGCGTCGCGGTCGACTTCGCGGCGCTCACGCGTGCGCTCGCGACCTCGAAGCCCGAAGCGCCGGCGCGCGCGCGGTCGCTCCGACTGTCCGTGCCCGCTCACCCCGCTCCGGTGCCCGCCAAGCCTGCGTCCTCCACACGCCCTTCGGCGAGCCCGGCCGCGCGAGCGACGGGCCCCAAGGTGAACCTGCTCCGCGCGCGTACGAACGGCGCCTCCGAAGGCGACGTGCTCGCCAAGGCCCCGTTCCTCGCGAGCGTGCTCTTCGCGCGGCCCGTCTCGTTCGGAGCGACGAACGGCGCCGCGCACGGCGAGGGCGCCGAGCTCACGTTCGCCCATGCGCCGGCCGCCGACCCAACCACCGACGCCCCTGCGCTCTCTGACTTTGCCTCGACCATGCTCCCGGAGCCCTCGACCATGCCGACCGTCCCGTCTTCTTCGTTCCCCGTGGCCCAGGCTCCTGCGGCGGAAGCCTCGTCGTCGGCTGCGGTCGACGCGCTCACCGCCCACCATGAGCGCATCGCCGAGCTCCACCGGGCCTTCCTTCGGCAACAGGTCGCGCTGCAGACCCACTTCGTGAACACCACGCTGGCCCCGCTGGCGGGCCTGGTGGCTCAGGGTGCGCCGGTGACACAGCCAAATGGCGGCAATCTGATTGGTTACGGCACGTTGGCGCCAACGTCGGTCGCTTCCGTGGCACACGCTCCGCAGAGTTACGCGGAGTTGGCGCCAACGCCGGTCGCTGCCCCGACCCCCGCGGCACAGTCGGCACAGATGCCCCCGGCCCCCAAGCTCGCCCCCACCAACGGCGCCCTCGCCAGGTCGACCCCCGCCGCCCCGCCCGCCCCGCGCGCGCCGACCGTCGCCGCCCCCGCTCCGGCCAAAGCCCCCACCCCCGCTCCGGCCAAAGCCTCGCCCACCGCACCTCGAGTCACCAAGGTCGCTCCCCCGCGCACGCCCACCGGCCTCAAGGTCGATCGCAAGGGCCTCGAGGTGCTCTCGTCGGGCAAGATCTCGAGCATCTTCGGCCCGCTCTTCGAGCAGCAAGACGGCTACGCCCGCCAGGTCCGCATGCCCGAGCCCCCGCTCCTCCTCGCCGACCGCGTGCTCGGCATCGAGGGCGAGCCCGGCACGATGGGCACCGGCACCATCTGGACCGAGACCGACGTGAAGGAAGACTCGTGGTACCTCCACGAAGGCCGCATGCCCGCGGGCATCATGGTCGAGTCCGGCCAGGCCGACCTCCTCCTCATCTCGTGGCTCGGCGCCGACTTCCTCAACAAGGGCGAGCGCGTCTATCGCCTGCTCGGCTGCGAGCTCAAGAGCCACGGCCCCCTGCCCACCATCGGCGACACGCTCCACTACGAAATCTCGGTCGACGGCCACGCCGAGCAAGACGGCATTCGCCTCTTCTTCTTCCACTACAACTGCTGGGTGAACGGCGAGCTCCGCATGAGCGTGCGCTCCGGTCAGGCCGGCTTCTTCACGACCGAAGAGCTCGCCAACTCCGCCGGCGTGCTCTGGGCGCCCGAGGCCGCGGAGCCCAAGAAGGACGCGCGCCTCGACCCGCCCGCCGCGCTCACCGAGAAGCGCAGCCTCACGAAGGCCGAGGTCGGCATGCTCGCCGACGGCAAGATCCGCGAGGTGTTCGGCGAGGCCTTCGCGCGGGCGGACACGCACACGCGCACGCCGGTGTTCGCGGGCGACAAGATGCGCCTCCTCGACGAGGTCGACGTGTTCGATCCGCAAGGCGGCCCGTGGAAGCGCGGCTACCTGCGCGCCACGCTCCACCTCACCTCCGAGGACTGGTTCTTCGACGGCCACTTCAAGAACGACCCCTGCATGCCCGGCACCCTCATGCTCGAGGGCGGCCTCCAGGCCATGCAAATCCTCATGACGGGCCTCGGCCACACCCTCGATCACGACGGCTCGCGCTTCGAGCCGATGGCCGAGCAGAACTACAGCCTCCGCTGCCGCGGCCAGGCGATCCCCACGTCCAAAGAGGTCGTCTACGAGATCTTCGTCGAGGAGATCCACGGCGGCGCCGAGCCGATTCTCTTCGCCGACATCTTGGGCTCGGTCGACGGGCGCAAGGCCTTCCACTGCAAGCGCATGGCGCTCCGCCTCGTGCCCGCGTGGCCGCTCGACGCGGGCCGCATGAAGGTCGAGATCCCGAAGGACGATCGCCCGGTCGCGGTGGTCGATGGCTTCAAGTTCGACTACGCGTCGCTGCTCGCGTGCGCGTGGGGTCGGCCGTCGCTCGCGTTCGGCCCGATGTACGAGCGCTTCGACAGCCCCCGCCGCGTGGCGCGCCTCCCCGGACCGCCCTACCACTTCATGTCGCGCGTCACGCACGCCGAGGGGAAGATCGGCGGCATGGAGGCCGGCAGCGTGGCCGTCATCGACTACGACGTGCCCCGCGGAGAGTGGTACTTCGGCCAGAACGCCGCCTACGCGATGCCCTTCGCCGTCATGCTCGAGACGGCCCTCCAGCCCTGCGGATGGCTCGCGTCGTACGCGGGAGGCGCCCTCGCCGCGGAAGAGAACCTCTACTTCCGAAACCTCGACGGCACCGGCACGCAGCACCGCGAGATCCCCGACGACATCGGCACGCTCTCGGTGCGCACCAAGCTCACCAACATCTCCGAGGCCGACGGCATCGTCATCATGAGCTTCCAGGTCGTGATGAGCGCGGGCGACCAAGAGATCTACACGCTGAAGACGGTGTTCGGGTTCTTCCCCGGCGACACCATGCGCAACCAGCTCGGCCTGCCCACGACCAAGGAGCAGCGCGAGGCCCTCGCCGACGCGAGCGATTTCCGAGTGGATCTCACCACTTACCCCGATCGTTACTTCGGCACGTCGCTCCGCCTCGCGAAGGACGACATGCTCATGATCGAGCGCATCACGGGCCTCTGGCTCCGCGGCGACAAGGCCGGCAAGGCCAACATCGGCCGCATCCGCGCCGAGAAGAGCATCGTCGCGCGGCAGTGGTTCTTCAAGGCCCACTTCTACCAAGACCCGGTGCAGCCCGGCTCGCTCGGCATCGAGGCCATGCTCCAGGCGCTCCAGGCGCTCGCCATCGAGCTCGGCGCAGGCGAGGGCATCTCGAGCCCGCGCTTCGAGACACAAGCCTCGGGCGTCGCGATGACGTGGAAGTACCGCGGCCAGGTCATCCCCGAGAACGACGTGGTCGTGGTCGACATCGAGGCCACCGAGATCCGCCGCGAGAACGGCACGGTCACCGTCGTCGGTCAGGGCTCGCTCTGGGTCGACGGCAAGCGCATCTACGAGGCGAAGGGCCTCGCCGTCCGCGTCCTCGGTGGCTGA
- a CDS encoding 4'-phosphopantetheinyl transferase superfamily protein, whose translation MADSAKLPAPLSLAPALFPEGVVVRAIELFEPSEAALASFSSVALPERLATAALERKIHYLAGRSCARDAMGELSPPHRDVPVPTGESREPLFPEGIVGTVSHTKRYAAAAVAHASRFRGLGVDVERWMKIDAPPRLAGHVTVPGELTHLLETTGLLPHEALTLVFSAKESVYKAFFGAVRRYFGFHDARITRVDERSGAFFGQLQSDLTGELSRGYTFEGRYERVDGGLVTAVAFPSRG comes from the coding sequence GTGGCTGATTCCGCGAAGCTCCCTGCCCCTCTATCGCTCGCACCCGCGCTCTTCCCCGAGGGCGTCGTGGTGCGGGCGATCGAGCTCTTCGAGCCGAGCGAGGCGGCGCTCGCGAGCTTCTCGTCCGTGGCCCTCCCCGAGCGCCTCGCGACGGCGGCGCTCGAGCGAAAGATCCACTACCTCGCCGGCCGCTCGTGCGCGCGCGACGCGATGGGCGAGCTCTCTCCCCCGCACCGCGACGTGCCGGTCCCCACGGGAGAGAGCCGCGAGCCCCTCTTCCCGGAGGGCATCGTCGGCACGGTGAGCCACACGAAGCGCTACGCTGCGGCCGCCGTCGCCCACGCCTCACGCTTCCGGGGCCTCGGCGTCGACGTCGAACGCTGGATGAAGATCGACGCGCCACCACGCCTCGCAGGCCACGTCACGGTGCCCGGAGAGCTCACCCATCTCCTCGAAACAACAGGACTTTTGCCTCACGAAGCGCTCACCCTCGTCTTCTCGGCCAAGGAGAGCGTCTACAAGGCGTTCTTCGGCGCCGTGAGGCGGTACTTCGGCTTCCACGACGCGCGCATCACGCGCGTGGACGAACGAAGCGGCGCGTTCTTCGGGCAGCTCCAGTCGGACCTCACGGGCGAGCTCTCCCGCGGGTACACCTTCGAGGGGCGGTACGAACGTGTCGACGGCGGGCTCGTGACGGCCGTCGCCTTTCCTTCGCGCGGGTGA
- a CDS encoding c-type cytochrome: MKKKLVRGAAVVLGFVGLVVVGLGTRFYVLLPNARPAPDMKAPTTPEAVAKGKYLVEHVTGCTGCHSPIDESRPGDVPVEGKRGAGRDFGPMGKAPFRLRAANLTPDPDTGIGKASDGEIVRAMREGIGRDGRALFPQMPYQTYAKTLSDDDALAIVAYLRTLAPVKNDPGKTEIRFPVSMFIRALPQPLTGSPPPAPPPSDKLARGNWLLDVASCHDCHDTTNERMEKIPGKAFGGGTRYPVGSKTIVAPNISSDKATGIGAYSDDDLRRVFDEGKGKSGRTLYMMPWSYYSGMTKEDKEAMIVALRAQPPVSNLVVAKGLE; this comes from the coding sequence ATGAAGAAGAAGCTCGTTCGTGGCGCTGCCGTGGTGCTCGGCTTCGTCGGGCTCGTGGTCGTGGGGCTCGGCACGAGGTTCTACGTGCTCTTGCCGAACGCGCGGCCCGCGCCCGACATGAAGGCCCCCACGACCCCCGAGGCGGTGGCCAAAGGCAAATACCTCGTCGAGCACGTCACGGGGTGTACGGGGTGCCACTCGCCCATCGACGAGTCGAGGCCCGGCGACGTGCCCGTCGAGGGAAAGCGCGGCGCAGGTCGCGATTTCGGGCCCATGGGCAAGGCCCCGTTCCGCCTGCGCGCGGCGAACCTCACGCCCGATCCGGACACGGGGATCGGCAAGGCCTCCGATGGCGAGATCGTGCGCGCGATGCGCGAAGGGATCGGTCGCGACGGGCGCGCCCTGTTCCCGCAAATGCCGTATCAGACCTACGCGAAGACGTTGAGTGACGACGACGCGCTGGCCATCGTGGCCTATCTGCGCACCCTCGCGCCCGTGAAGAACGACCCGGGAAAGACCGAGATTCGATTCCCCGTTTCGATGTTCATCCGCGCGCTGCCGCAGCCCCTCACCGGCTCTCCCCCTCCCGCGCCACCTCCCAGCGACAAGCTCGCGAGGGGCAATTGGCTCCTCGACGTGGCCTCGTGCCACGATTGCCACGACACGACGAACGAGCGCATGGAGAAGATCCCGGGGAAGGCCTTCGGCGGAGGCACGCGGTACCCGGTGGGCAGCAAAACCATCGTCGCGCCCAACATTTCGAGCGACAAGGCCACCGGCATCGGCGCCTACTCGGACGACGACCTGCGCCGGGTCTTCGACGAGGGCAAAGGCAAGAGCGGAAGGACGCTCTACATGATGCCGTGGTCGTACTACTCGGGAATGACGAAAGAGGACAAAGAGGCCATGATCGTGGCCCTCCGCGCGCAACCGCCGGTGAGCAACCTCGTCGTGGCCAAGGGGCTCGAGTAG
- a CDS encoding cytochrome c, producing the protein MSFVRWGVFVAALTAGCSRSEAAGAPDGAGLYAAACAKCHGAAGEGGSALWDGGPAPPSFREGGPLRGKSDADVVATVRAGKGVGMPAFGGTLRDEQITAVVRYARTLDKNQGKRP; encoded by the coding sequence ATGTCGTTCGTTCGATGGGGAGTCTTCGTGGCCGCGCTGACGGCGGGGTGCTCGCGCTCCGAGGCGGCGGGCGCACCCGACGGCGCAGGGCTCTACGCGGCGGCGTGCGCGAAGTGCCACGGCGCGGCAGGTGAGGGCGGGTCGGCGCTTTGGGACGGCGGGCCGGCACCGCCCAGCTTCCGCGAGGGAGGACCGCTTCGTGGGAAGAGCGACGCGGACGTCGTCGCCACGGTGCGCGCGGGCAAGGGGGTCGGCATGCCGGCCTTCGGCGGGACCCTCCGCGACGAGCAGATCACGGCCGTGGTGCGGTACGCGCGAACACTCGACAAAAATCAGGGGAAAAGACCATGA
- a CDS encoding OmpA family protein: MRKALLLSFTSLLLAACGGGASFNAGGQLNQAPTPPAAPEPPKAPEAPKPAEATKPTETAPKPALAEVSGEDIKVNGKILFETASAKLDGADDPILDEVAKIMKDHKEIELVEIEGHADHQGDAKQNVTLTDNRAKSVVEALVKRGVEKNRLTSKGYGEYCPIEQGDTPAAHEANRRVVFKILKHNGKATNVATGCPEAEKKGIKPAKI, from the coding sequence ATGCGCAAGGCTCTCCTTCTTTCTTTCACCTCTCTCCTCCTCGCCGCCTGCGGTGGCGGTGCGTCCTTCAACGCGGGTGGCCAGCTCAACCAGGCCCCCACCCCGCCGGCGGCTCCCGAGCCCCCCAAGGCCCCCGAGGCGCCGAAGCCCGCCGAGGCGACGAAGCCCACCGAGACCGCTCCCAAGCCGGCGCTCGCCGAGGTCTCGGGCGAGGACATCAAGGTCAACGGCAAGATCCTCTTCGAGACGGCCAGCGCCAAGCTCGACGGCGCCGACGACCCGATCCTCGACGAGGTCGCCAAGATCATGAAGGACCACAAGGAGATCGAGCTCGTCGAGATCGAGGGCCACGCCGATCACCAGGGCGACGCGAAGCAGAACGTCACCCTCACCGACAACCGCGCCAAGTCGGTCGTCGAGGCGCTCGTGAAGCGCGGCGTCGAGAAGAACCGCCTCACCTCGAAGGGCTACGGCGAGTACTGCCCCATCGAGCAGGGCGACACCCCCGCCGCGCACGAGGCCAACCGCCGCGTCGTCTTCAAGATCCTGAAGCACAACGGCAAGGCCACGAACGTCGCCACGGGCTGCCCCGAAGCCGAGAAGAAGGGCATCAAGCCCGCCAAGATCTGA